One genomic window of Monodelphis domestica isolate mMonDom1 chromosome 1, mMonDom1.pri, whole genome shotgun sequence includes the following:
- the LOC100618128 gene encoding alpha-1-antiproteinase 2-like → MQLTLYVLLVVACIPKAIFCQEQSDTGEKSLLAHHKIRSANSAFAGRLLKLLISENPQKNVFFSPLSMATSFAMLSLGARTATLTNLLEGLGFNLTKLQEREMHEGFPALFHLLNTTQGKVQLESGNNLFIDDKIQPLQRFLDEIRNLYGAQVFAANFTDAEGAKKHINDHVDKKTHGKIPELFKDLDSDTVMVLINYIFFNGIWETSFNSNHTELQDFYVDKNTTVRVPKMMKKEKLYYHREDELFSSMVMLPYEGNAWLILVLPDEGKLEQFQVTLEELHLFGSRGPHKQKKEIELDDL, encoded by the exons ATGCAGCTGACCCTCTACGTGCTCCTGGTGGTGGCCTGCATTCCAAAAGCCATTTTCTGCCAAGAGCAGTCTGACACTGGAGAGAAGAGTCTTCTGGCACACCACAAAATAAGATCAGCAAATTCAGCATTTGCTGGAAGATTGTTAAAGCTCTTGATTTCTGAAAATCCACAAAAGaatgtctttttctctcccttgagCATGGCCACCTCCTTTGCCATGCTCTCCCTGGGGGCCAGAACGGCCACCCTAACTAACCTTTTGGAGGGCCTGGGCTTTAATCTCACCAAGCTGCAGGAGAGGGAGATGCATGAAGGTTTCCCAGCGCTATTCCACCTACTCAACACTACCCAAGGCAAAGTTCAGCTGGAAAGTGGCAACAACCTCTTTATTGATGATAAGATACAACCTCTCCAGAGGTTCTTAGATGAAATCAGAAACTTATATGGAGCTCAAGTGTTTGCTGCAAACTTCACAGATGCAGAAGGTGCTAAGAAACACATTAATGATCATGTAGATAAGAAAACACATGGGAAAATTCCAGAATTGTTCAAGGATCTAGACTCTGATACAGTCATGGTTCTCATAAACTACATTTTCTTTAATG GCATTTGGGAGACCTCTTTTAATTCCAACCACACTGAGCTTCAGGACTTTTATGTAGATAAAAACACAACAGTTCGAGTGCCAaagatgatgaaaaaggaaaaactgtACTACCACCGTGAGGATGAACTGTTTTCTTCAATGGTCATGCTGCCCTATGAGGGGAATGCCTGGCTAATTTTAGTTCTGCCAGATGAAGGCAAATTAGAGCAG TTCCAGGTTACCTTGGAGGAATTACATCTCTTTGGCTCTAGGGGTCCAcataagcaaaagaaagaaattgaactagatgatctctaa